The genome window GACAAGCTTATTTCAGAAATCAAGAATTTTACTCTATAACAATAATTTGGACCTTGTTATTTAGCTCGTCCACGGTTCTGTTTGGCAGCAATAAAGTTTAAAGAAAAGTCAACAATCAGCAGTTTTTCACATGTGGATACCTCATGCGCCTCAAAATGAAGAACTaaaagttgtgtgtaaacaaaaaatctatgataaacaagtgactgagcttcgTGTTGATTTAGAAAGAAGAGGAacataaaatcaatttttattgtgtaaatttagatgtggaAGTCACCGATTACCTATCGAGACGGGAAGGTGGAATAACATATCAAGAAATGAATAGGTTGTGCCATCTTTGCGAATCAAGAGACGTAGGTGATGAATATCATTATGTTATGTCATGTAATGCTCTAACTCAAGAAAGAAAGAGGTTGTTACCATACTATTGTACTCTTcgtccaaatatttataaatatcaacaattaaTGAGCTCTAATAATTATATTGTTCTTGAAAAACTTTgtagatttataaaaattataaatgtgagGGGTCACTCCTCCTGGTTAGtttgtaatttaatgtttatgtttgttttgttcacatgtgcttcaatatttaatgtaattgtttatatattctctgtaactatgtaatttgtagtttatgagaaataaaaaattcattcattcattcataaatgtgtaaaaactatggagctattaaatgtgttcaaagtactAAATTTTTTAGAGAACTGATTTtgttaaaaaaggatttttttccaTGAGGAGCCCCATCACAAAAGGATTTTAGGGCTTTGCTAATTTACAGAAAAAGTATCTCACTTTTGTACCCCcgaaaaatttaaccacatatgtgaaaatgtctcagaTTCGatacaagccatcatacatatccaTGTTAAAGATATGGACTTagcaacagaagaaaacattACCATTACCTATATAGAAACAATTGCGACTATTGACCCATATAAATCAGCAAAatacttttgtcattttgaaaattatttttcagCACAGACAAAATCACTGATTACAACTATTATTGTCAGGCTCTTATTTAGAAATAagtttatcttcttattatcttTTTTTCACAAATACTCATAAATATATGTGTTATTCAAATATTCTATTTGTCATCTCATTTAGatcttaaaattaaataaatgtcttACATCCTTAGTAACAGGTTCATATCGATCACTCAACAACTCTGCTTTACTCTTTAGATAATGGAAGCAATCTTTCTGTCCAGACAAATTATGACGACATCCCCAGATCATGCTTTTTGATTTCATCGTCTGCAAGTCATCCATtatctaaaattataaaacaaatacatttgtgtACAGAAACTAACTCTGAACCTTGTTTTTAATCAAACCATAATCCATTGTAATgcaacattgtttgtaaacattcATTTTGATTAGATAACGTTCAACAATTTTCATGGTATCAATTCATATTTGATGCTATGAAAACGTACCAGCAAGTACAGAAGACgtataacaaattttaaatgtatgaatttatgttgttttctgtcagtctCATTAGAATGgtgataacaatattgtatttcaagctcagacggcatcaattggtgTTTTGATGATTGCAAATACCAGTTTACTGACTCAGCTAATGAGTTAACTCAATTTgagaccatcaaatcaccaattgatgatGTCTGAGCTTAAAGTACTATACAATTATCTCCTATTTGATGATATTGtagattcatttttattcgtggatAGTGGGATACCAATTGGGAATTTCCTGGGTATAGGTGAACcacaaataaaaatgttcaatagaGTACAAATTTTCAATAGGCTTATTATaagcaaaattttgtaaaaacactaAATCAGGTATCCAAGAAAATACAGTTTTTCcataatccacaaaaattggttcacatgaaaataaatgaaaccacAGTACCTGCTGAAAAGTTCAATTCTTCAGCCACTTAAGCTCTATTTAGCATAGAAATAACAAGACATGCAAGATTGGCAATGTACTTTTTGTTCCTGAATACTATCATTAAAAGAAATCTAAAGGAAATATCTGATTCAAATAGGAtggaaaataaacaagaatgcaCATCGTGTTGTGCTAAGCATCCCCCACTTATAATTAAAAGTTTGGTATGTGCAAGCAGACAAACTCACAAGATGGATGCCATATATTCCtacttttgatatataaaaaaaatattaataaatcactTGATCCCTTTAATTGACAATCACTGAATTGTgccaatttattaaaattataaatgacaaactggATTCTCTCTGATGTTAACCTGTTGGCTGTACCGCTCATGATAAGGTTGTAATATAACTTGTGTGTGCTTCCTCAAAAAATGTACAACGCAATGTAATGTAAATTAATACGTTTTTCTGGATACCTTTGTTCAACTACAGTGATACCAGAATAATATGATATACTACAACAAAAGACTGGCGATATTGTCATAGCTCAAATAGGTTTAATAGAGACGTTAGTCAAAGCTTGATAATTCAAACTTTAGAACTAAGAAGATGCAAGTTGGAAAGAAAATGTTGTGGTAATGAATGTTTCATgttagtttgtaataacatgtatTTTTCCCCCCTAATTTCTATTGGCTTTTAATTAACTGGTAACTGGAGAGAAAAGATACTTACCAAGGAACCAGTCAACTTCCTTGCCTCACTATTTGTAGTTCCACACAAGTcaaaacataaaatgttatttgCATACAAGTGGAGAATGTTGTTCATCatctacaaaacaaatattaatccATACACGTTTTATAGCATATTAAAAGTATTTAACGAAAAATAAtgttatctattaaaaaaaaaagtaaatgttaAAAGCATCTAGTCAACCTATTTTAGGACAacaatttgttatcaattaatattataattgaaaattgaaaataaataactagCAAAGTTCAtatcatttatgataaaaaaaatcttcatcaaataccaaacatttgtcttttaaacttTTGCATAGGGAAAGTTTAGTCTTTTTTATGAACCAACAAATCCTCATACtcaaagtcattttttttttttcaatgttataCAGGAAtaagacttttttaaaactcattTGCTGTATCTATTTACCCCTCTCCCTAACATTTTTACTATTGAAACTACCGGTAACCTTTTTTCACTTTACTTCTGGaataattatctttttaaatttacttttttacTAGACATTTTGAACCaaaccatttttaattttaaagaaaatttgaccatcctcaaacaaaaaaagatGAATGGATGGCATCTAAACTATTCATGCATATTTATATGAATCACTGTACCTTTATATTTGTTTCATGTAATTTCCTCTTCATTTCAAAAGACGAAATGGAAGCCATTTGGTATGTCCCTACAGTCCACACACTCTGCACAAATGACTGACATAATGTTTGACTGAATTCCACTAATCTTTGTAAAATGACAACTATATCCAGAACTGAACCTGATACAGGTAGTACAGCTGTTTTCTTCACCTTTGAACTTGCATTGCTACAAGATGATATTGACCTTACAGCTGGTTCTGCTTTAAGTTTATGAGCAATTGGCTTAATAAGTTTTGGACTGGCAGTTTTTATGTTCCCAACAGTTTCACTTTGATCTGAATCTGAATATGGAACCAGAGGTACGGTTTTAATAGGTCGTGGTTCCTCATGTACAACATTTTTTATCACAGTTTTTACAGGATCTTGATAAAGACTAGGTTGGTCATCAGTTTGAGCAATTTCAGACAATGGAGGGAAGCTGAATTCATCTGAATGATCTGAATGATCTGAATCAGTATGATCCATTTCAACATCATCTTCATTGATGTCATTTTCAACGTCATCTGCTTTCTCTCTCTTTCAGCATTGTGTGTGTTGTTATCATTTACATCACTTTCATTGTCTATTCCGTTATCCTTTTCCACACATTCTATTTTTGTAACATCATCTATTTTGACGGTTGTTTCAAAGTTGTCTATTTTATTGTCATGTTCAACACTCTCTTTTCTACCATCACCTCTTTtgaaatcattttcaaaattgtCTGTTTTGAAATAATGTTCAACACTCACAACTTTTTTAGCAGTATCTGCTTTATCACTATTTTCTATACTGCTTGATCTGTCAAGAATTTCAATTTCATGTCCTTTTTTAATTGGATTAATAtctttctctttctttttatCCAATATAAtagtaatttctttttcttcaCTGTCATGTTCCCGTCTATAATCCTCCATGGGAGAAATCTCATACATTATCTTTTCAGCCAAAGTTCTTCTTCTCTCTTCATTCTTTTGATTTTCATCAGACTGTCTATTCTGATTGGTGTCAATTTGACGGGAAAGACTGAGCACTTTTCGAGGAACGTTCAGATAATGATCATAACTTTTACTAAGGTTATCTGGAAGTGAACTGCATGACCTAAGGGAACTGAATGTGACAGCCTCTGCTTCTTCTATCAAATGACCTTCAGTGTCCTCTGTTCCATCAAGTGATCTTGTCTCTGGGTTATATCTATGATTGAATGAGGTGGTTGTCTTTATTGATTCAGAAGTTTTGGGTTTGAAAGCTGATGTTTGGACATTTGATTGTGATATGTCACCAGGATGGCTCCACTGAAGTAAAAACATAGAACAGAGGTAGGTGAACAATTAACCCTAGGTAAGAGTTAGGGGGAAAGCCCCACAAATATAAATACTAaaccatttttttacttttatctataattgtttgttataaaatttaaattttgtataagttATGTTTATACTTTTTGTCCTCCCAAAATACCTAAAATTCAATTAACTGAAAAATTCAAGATATGGTTTTAGCTACCTTAAAGTTAAATACTAACAGAGgtaaaaaattgaattattcaaTTAGAAAGTGTATTATGCACTATGAATTTAAaaggttgattttttttgtaagcCACCTATATGTGACATTTAATGCAAAAATCAcctttaaaagtttatattttcatatcagttgttcacaaaaattaaattcaatttCCCATACTTCAATCTTTTTTCCTAAAATCATgatatattattcatttaatCTCTTATTCTTATATGGCAAGAAATTaatgatcaaaattaaaataatttgctATGTTGCTAAAAATTGagataaaaacatatattaatgtAATAGAATTTAATTTCAACTTAcaagttttattaaaatataaagcaTTATCACTTTAAAaactataattattttaattataccTACAATATTACTGTAAACTGGCGTAGAGTTAGATGATACTAGTCCACTGAATGCACTGTTGATGGATGGTGTTATTGATTTTAAAGACATTGTTCTGTCTCTGGGACTGGATACAGAACTTAATGATACTTGGTATGTTGATCCAATATCATCAAAGCACTGGGTAGTAAACTGAAAAAGAGACCAACTATTGTCACAGAATTGAGGGCGAGGAGAAGGTCTCATtcaaaattcaatagaaataaggCACAAACTGACATTTAAAAGTTATCCAGTCTTGAATTCCTGTGAGACCAGATTTAAATGTCATTCTTGAGCCTATACACATTATCTTTCCTAAATTATAAGAATAGacaaaatatcaataaatcaAGTTTTTCAGTGTTGGTTATGATAATAAAAACCAGAAATCATCTGAATTTTCCAGTTTGCCTAGAATATAAAAAAGTTTACTTACACGATCTAATCCTACTGCTAGCAGTACACTCTGTTGTGTGAGTGTCTTCAATATACTTAGCCAGTGAAGTGACTGTTTGTAGAAAAATTCTCTCCATAGATAAgagctaaaatataaaaatcctgcattttcaattctttttttccACAAAATTATAGCATGTTATACAGTTAAATAAGAGATAAAAGTATGAAAGagtaaatgttttgttattttctttttcaatccttttttcatattaaaaacataATAACATATAAAACCTATAACAATATTATAGGCAATGCCTTTCATTAGTAATTTAATGAAATAAGCTGAACTACAATCCATATACTTATCTACTGATAGGTCTTGTCCCtatctaaatatatttaaaatatatatttccgTTATTTTTATCTCATTGATTTTTCATGTTGCACATGATTTCTATGTATGACTTTTTCCTTTTTGTTGACAATCCTAATGATATTATAACAGTGTTTCTTAGaaatctcatatatatatatatataactataattGAATTCAATCAAAACTGTtattaaggtgtaataccaccaaatcatggtatgtcacatccggttgtatacgaaagtaggtcgaaaaaaatattcccttgaatttgacagttgtaggtaattaattcttcattttattgcagtaaaaccatttctgtgtcataaacatatgtcttgggtatttcaaaacaccattattttttatttgggatttctatagaaaattttgtaatcttgaggttacatggtgactaaaccttgtacacagataaaataaggggagaaatttgattggttaacttccaatgatggttattttcttatatgcaatgaaatgttatgtgaatttttttctatagaactggacaggataaaactttactcatgccaagtatttctttatttgaaacaaggataaattctgcacatgtttttgaaaagtgcaaatttaacaaagactaataggggaaaattaatggtggtattacaccttaaagtaaaaaaacaataaaaaaagatgtcattattgcgaaccctatcatagttttccatagattcacctgcaagttacctgtccatttaaacttttgtaagttctattgtcccattgaacaaatacaacaggtattgttctctgtatagtttatttgatgggactatgatagggttcgcaataatatTTGGCAGCACCCAATGACTTTATATGGTAACCTTGGATGTCCAGGTACATACTGGTTCAATGACTTTATATGGTTTAATTACCTTGGATGTCCAGATACATACTGGTTCAATGACTTTATATGGTTTAATTACCTTGGATGTCCAGGTACATACTGGTTCAATGACTTTATATGGTTTAATTACCTTGGATGTCCAGATACATACTGGTTCAATGACTTTATATGGTTTAATTACCTTGGATGTCCAGATACATACTGGTTCAATGACTTTATATGGTTTAATTACCTTGGATGTCCAGATACATACTGGTTCAATGACTTTATATGGTTTAATTACCTTGGATGTCCAGATACATACTGGTTCAATGACTTTATATGGTTTAATTACCTTGGATGTCCAGGTACATACTGGTTCAATGACTTTATATGGTTTAATTACCTTGGATGTCCAGGTACATACTGGTTCAATGACTTTATATGGTTTAATTACCTTGGATGTCCAGGTACATACTGGTTCAATGACTTTATATGGTTTAATTACCTTGGATGTCCAGATACATACTGGTTCAATGACTTTATATGATTTAATTACCTTGGATGTCCAGATACATACTGGTTCCAGTCATTGTCAAGGTCATGTAGTCTATACCCCAATCCTAACAGCTGTCTATCTATTGTCTTGCTCgtctgtaaataaaaaataaatccttTGAATTTATAAGCAATAAAAAGCCAAAACTTCatttattatcattaaataccATTTGTTTTATGTACATACTAATATTAGTGACTGAGTATTGTCAGAAGTAGAATATCACATCGATCACGCTTGCAAAAGCAACAAATGAAGGGATATATTCTCCAATATACATGCAATAACTCATTTATTGCTTGAGGAAAGTTTTATTGCTAAATGATAACACAATGGTTTTGAAGCAACACTGCTCTTCTTACAGAAGTACGGAATATTGCAATCATTAACATTGAAATTTGTTCTAATGGAAATACTATGGATTCATCTTTAAATTTTGGATTTTGTAAGAACAGGCCAACACATCTTACACcacatttataaatacaaaattttaacttaactacttttttttatcatatttgctATAATTTATACAGCTTCAATGTTATAATGACCATTCTAGTTTAAccattttgtatgtgcctgtcccaagtaataagcctgttattttgtggttgtcatttgttgttgtatatcatacTTTTTCGTACATTTATTTGTATAGAAATCAGGTcctatttttcttgtttgaattttttatttctgggccttttacagctgattaTGCagtaagggttttgctcattgttaaaggctgtacggtgacctattgctGTTGACTTCcatgttatttggtctctggtgggaatggtctcattggcaatcataccacattttcttatctttatatttttagaaagTATTAAGGCTCTGGGTTAAGATTTGTAGGAggagttgatataaaaaaaaagtatgttcaGATTCCTCCAATGAAAATGTCACTAAAACATTGGAGAAGTTTTGCCATTTTGAAACACAGAAAATCTGTGAGGGGTTTTTTGCTTATATGTATAAAGATAAGAGGATTTGGTATGAGGTGTATTCATTTTTTCTAATTAAGAAATATAATGAacattaaatgttttacatgtacTCACCGGCTGAGCATCATAAACTTTAAAAAACTGTTGTAAGTCATCCATAAACAGTGTGTAAAGACTTTGTGCAGCCAGTTCTGTCACATTACAATATCTGGTAAAGACAACattacaaaatatgcaaacaaTTTTCATGACAACTTTTTATACGAATAAGAAAGCAGTGTGCATTTGACAAATTGCAAAATATTCAGagttagaaaaaaaaccactcaCTGTACAATGTTCAACAAGGAGTGTAATTTGTAACAGGTAAAGGGCTAAGGAAGTTCTACATATAAGAGCAAGGACAAATCTGTCAGATTGAATCTAAATATGTATCTGGGAAGGGGAAAAATTTTTGTGGGTATTTTTATTTTGTGAGCTAGCATATGTTAAATCTAACTCAGCATTGTAGGTATACATCAGATATATTTTAAAAGCTAAATTTTACCTGCTAAATGTCCCTTGATAATATGTCCTGTAATGGCTAACTTCATCTCTAATTTTACCAATTACCATATTCAACTGTAGATggaaaaaaatcacttaatgCAGCTAGAAATATAAGCTTAATgtaaaaaacttttaaataacttaataataaaatgtcaaaatcatttttaaacataaaagattTCTTAACCTAAGAACATTGATGGCCTAAGCCTGATTTggcccatttttttttttaatttttgtttttacaatgCTAGTGCTTTTAAATTTGTAATTGAGTTTGTTTTCAACCTGTTTTGTTTACAGTGGCACAAATGAGTCTTCTAGTATCCTGTTCACACTATGCCTTTTTAAACCAGGTTCGACACGAATTAGTTAATCCAGGTTAAATTTATGTAGTGTGAACACCTTAACCAGATTAAAATTACCCCTCATTTGAGATGGAGTTAATGTGGGGTAAACCTGGGTTTAACTACCTCACTTCTAAATGTGAACGCAAAGTGACGTTTGCTTAAATAAGTCTTCAATGTGACGTAGCTATTACGTGAAGTCATATATATCGAATAACGTCAAATTTTGACAGATGTCCAGTAATCTTATTTTCTGGGTCACAAATGATTATATAACCCATATTAAATACCGGGTAAGCGGATAAAAGATGGATATAggtttttttatagttttttttatcaatgttgttattattaatttaaaaagttgCATAATGACAAGCGATGAACCCTATAAGATTTCCGTCGCTTTTTGTGGGCGAAATGGGTGTAATTTGGATAAAATGAAGGAGTTCAGAAAAATTTCagaattcgaaaaaaatacaTCTGTGATGTAAAGGAAAATGTAAAAATGAGTTAAATATGTACAGTGCCTGTGGACAGATGCGATTACAAATTAGGCGCTTACATATCTATTTTTGTTGAGAGGTAAAATCCCAAACCTGGTTAATTTTTTATCAAGTGTGAACTGGGGTAATTAATTAAGGTTAGCTAACCCGGGTTCGACCCGGTGCAGATTTTTATAGTGTGAACACAGTACAAGTCTACTAAACTATAAACAtggtatctttgatatttttttttataacattaccTACCAGTGATGGAGTAAGGTAGCCATTTCTATCCTGTTTCAAATCTGTTTTTGCAAACAAGCTTCATTTTCTCATAAGATGGCAGGAAGGTTTCcttaaattagaaaaattatttttgtgatgaattttctattttgtttccCCTCATATCAACAATAAGGCCCATCCAGATCTGTAAAGTATGAGTTTTCAATTGCTACTAATTGACtgaatttcaataaaacaaacaaacacaaattatGTAGTATGAATGCAATGGAGCAAAGTTTTGCTTTGCATGAAGCAATAAAAAACCTTTAatttacaaatatgatatatcaGTACGAAAAACTCAACCCACTaaagtggagaaatatcatatcaCACTTTCTTACACATGttataaagaagaagatgtgaAATTGATATTTAGACAATCAATTTAAGCCTTCTTTTTCCATGACCTgcaaaaaaatgtgttctttatatatattttcttcaaatcataatttgaaattcagaggaaagcaacaAAATTTGACTTCATAAATTGACCAGTGATGAAATGAGATCAAACACacattaattattaaaaaaaaaataagtatctAGTCGGGAACAGTTTCAATTGGAAGAATTAGATAAATGAAAATACTGACTTTAATATGAAATGGTAGTATTTTACTATGAAGATTATACACCTTAAAAACTTAAATGTACACCAAATGAAAATAATTAcagttgtcttttttatttttttcttctttctttttaaaattttattgcctgtatgattaaattttttaatgaccttgactgacTATACAGCCCTGGCACGGTCAGATTGTCTGTATTAGAAGATTAAATTACCTTTATACATTGTACAATGAGATCATCAAGCATTTCaacttttggaattttcaaatgaaCTTGTGCCTCCAAGGTTTTATCCATCAGACTTATCAGCACATCTAAAATGTAATgttgatatattgaataaatctattattgaaaaattatttattaagCAGTATTTTATCATGGGGAAACCAAAAACATgacaacacacacacacagacaGATGAACACATATACTAACAAGAAGATACCATGTGTCTGATTATTTCTTGCAGGTATAtattcaaaggaaaatttcactgtaaaaagtatttgaaacAGATATCATGGGAAACTGT of Mytilus edulis unplaced genomic scaffold, xbMytEdul2.2 SCAFFOLD_1766, whole genome shotgun sequence contains these proteins:
- the LOC139509077 gene encoding uncharacterized protein, with translation MVIGKIRDEVSHYRTYYQGTFSRYCNVTELAAQSLYTLFMDDLQQFFKVYDAQPTSKTIDRQLLGLGYRLHDLDNDWNQYVSGHPSSYLWREFFYKQSLHWLSILKTLTQQSVLLAVGLDRFTTQCFDDIGSTYQVSLSSVSSPRDRTMSLKSITPSINSAFSGLVSSNSTPVYSNIWSHPGDISQSNVQTSAFKPKTSESIKTTTSFNHRYNPETRSLDGTEDTEGHLIEEAEAVTFSSLRSCSSLPDNLSKSYDHYLNVPRKVLSLSRQIDTNQNRQSDENQKNEERRRTLAEKIMYEISPMEDYRREHDSEEKEITIILDKKKEKDINPIKKGHEIEILDRSSSIENSDKADTAKKVVSVEHYFKTDNFENDFKRGDGRKESVEHDNKIDNFETTVKIDDVTKIECVEKDNGIDNESDVNDNNTHNAERERKQMTLKMTSMKMMLKWIILIQIIQIIQMNSASLHCLKLLKLMTNLVFIKIL